A segment of the Acidimicrobiales bacterium genome:
GCACGCTGGCCGTGAACGTGAAGGGCCCGATCTACGGGTGCCGGGCCGCGATCCCGCACATGCTCCGCCAGGGCGGCGGCTCGATCGTGAACGTGTCCAGCGTGAACGGCATCGTGAGCGAGCCCTTCCTGGCCGTGTACTCGGCGAGCAAGGGCGCGGTGGTGATGCTGACCAAGGGGGTGGCCCTCGACTACGCCCAGCAGGGGATCCGCTGCAACGCCATCTGCCCCGGCTGGGTCGACACGCCGATCAACCACGCCCACGCGGCGCTGCTCGGCGGCCTGCAGCACGTGTACGACACCATCGGCTCGTTCCAGCCGATCGGCCGGCCCGGCGAGCCCCGCGAGATCGCCCACGTGGCCCTGTTCCTCGCCTCCGACGAGGCGTCGTTCCTCACCGGCTCCATCGTGGTGGCCGACGGCGGGATGACCTCGCAGTAGCCGGGGCCGTCGGGCGGGGGGCGCCGCCGTCGCTCAGGCGTCGCGGAGCGACCGGAGGAAGGCCTCGACCTCGGCCCGGTGACGGGTGCGGCGCATCGGGGGCAGGGCCCGCACCAGCTCCCACCGGTAGGTGGCGTGGGCCAGGCGGGGGTCGAGCACGGCCACCACGCCCCGGTCGTCCGCCGAGCGGATCAGGCGGCCCGCGCCCTGGGCCAGCAGGGTGGCGGCGCGTGGCAGGTCGACCAGGCGGAACGCCCCGGCGCCGGCCCGCTCGCGGCGAGCTTGGAGCAACGGCTCGTCGGGCCGGGGGAACGGGATCCGGTCGATGGCGACCAGCGACAGCGCGGGCCCGGGCACGTCGACGCCCTGCCAGAAGCCCATGGTGGCGAACAGGCACGACGTCTCGTCGGCGGAGAAGGCGTCGAGCAGCGCCGGCTTGGGGAGCTCCGACTGGGTGATCACCCGGTAGGGGAGCCGCGGGCCGACGGACTCGGCGGCGGCCTCCATGGCCCGCCAGCTGGTGAACAGGGCCAGGGTGCGCCCGCCGGCCGCGCCGATCAGGGCGGCCAGCTCCTCGTGGGCGGCGGCCTCGTAGGCGGGGCTGCGGGGGTCGGGCAGGTGCGCCGCGCAGTAGAGGATCGCGTTGGCCTGGTAGTCGAACGGGCTGCCCGTGTCGAGCACGTCGAAGCCCCCCGGCGGCAGGCCGAGCCGCTCCGGCAGGGCGGGGGACAGGGTGGCGCTGGTGAGCACGGCGGTGCGCTCGGCCCAGAGCCCGGCCAGGACGTCGGCCACGTCGACCGGCGCCACCATCAGCCGGGGGGTGTGGGCCGGCCCCTCCACCCACGCCACGTGCGTCGCGGGCACCGCCAGCGCGGCGTCGACGTCGTCGATGAGCGAGGCGGTGGCCTTGACGGCGCGGGTGCGGCGGGCGGCCGCGTCGTCGGTGCGGCCGTCGAGGGCGTCGGCCAGGGCGCCCAGGGCGGCCACCGCCCGCTCGAGGCGGCTGCGGGCCAGGCCGAGGGCGTCGCCGACGTCGGGCGGGAAGGCGCCGGGCAGGCGCCGCCCGGCGTGGGGCCCCAGCGAGTCGGCCAGGCGGCTGCCGGCGCCGTCGATCTCGGCGACGAGGGCGTCGTCGGCGAGGATGGACCGCACCGTGCGGGCCAGCGCGCTGAAGCGGCCCGCGCCCAGCTCGAGGCCGGCGGTGGCCGAGATGACCTCCTCGAGCTGGTGGGCCTCGTCGATCACGACCACGTCGTGGTCGGCCAGCACGGCCCCACCGCTCGCGAGGTGCAGGCCGTACAGGTGGGTGTTGACCACCACGACGTCGGCGGCCGCCGCACGGCGCCGGGCCGCCTCCGCGAAGCACGCCTCGCCCATCGGGCAGCGCGCCGCCCCCGGGCACTCGCGGGCCGACACCGAGACCGCGGCCCACGCCCGGGCCGACGGCTCCCGGGGCAGCTCGGCCCGGTCGCCGGTGTCGGTGCGGCCGGCCCACGCGACCAGCTCGCGGAGCTCCTCCCGCACGGCGCCGACCCCCAGCTCGAGCGCCTGCTGGTCGTCGCCGGCAGCGACCTCCCGCACCCGTTGCAGGCACGCGTAGTTGGCCCGGCCCTTCAGCACCGCGAACTCCACCGGCTTGCCGAGGTGCTCGGCGAGGAAGGGCAGGTCCTTGCCGGCCAGCTGGTCCTGCAGGGCCTTGGTGGCGGTGGCCACGACCACCCGGCGGCCCGACAGCACGGCCGGCACGAGGTAGGCCAGCGACTTGCCCGTGCCGGTGCCGGCCTGCACCACCAGGTGCCGCTCGCCGTCGATGGCCGAGGCCACGGCGTCGGCCATGGCGCGCTGCCCGGGCCGCGCCTCGCCGCCCCCCGGCAGCTGCGCCACGACGCGCGCCAGCGAACCGGACACGGTGGCGGTCTCGGGGGTCACCGGATCGACGGTAGCCAGAGCGGCACGGTGCCCCGCGGACGATTCCCCGGCCGTCCGGCGGGCCCCGGCCCCGGCGCCGGGCTCCGGCGCCGCCCATGGCCCGCCGCCATCGGTGGCGGCGGTAGGTTCCACCCGTGGTGCCCCACGACATCGACCCCACGCGCATCCCGCGCCACGTCGCCTGCGTGATGGACGGCAACGGCCGGTGGGCGCAGAAGCGGGGGCTCAAGCGCACCGAGGGGCACGCGGCCGGCGAAGAGGCCCTGTTCGACACCGTCGAGGGGGCGCTGGATCTCGGCCTGTCGTGGCTGACGGTCTACGCGTTCTCCACCGAGAACTGGCGGCGCCCCGCCGACGAGGTGCGCTTCCTCATGCACTTCAACGAGCACATCCTCACCGACCGGCGCGACGAGCTCCACGAGCGAGGGGTGCGCATCACCTTCGCGGGCCGGCGCGACTGGCGGGTGCCCCGCCGCCTGCTGCGCCGCATGGACGAAGCCCTCGAGCTCACCCGGGCCAACAGGGTGATGACGCTCACGATCGCCTTCAACTACGGCGGCCGGGCCGAGATCGTCGACGCCGTGCGCGCCCTGGTGGCCGCGGGCGCCGGGCCTGGCGACATCACCGAGAAGGCGATCCGCCGCCACCTGTACCTGCCCGACATGCCCGACCCCGACGTGGTGATCCGCACGTCGGGCGAGTACCGCATCTCCAACTTCCTGCTGTGGGAGCTGGCGTACAGCGAGCTGGTCTTCACCGAGGTGCTGTGGCCCGACTTCCGCCGCGAGCACCTGTTCGAGGCGGTGCGCGAGTACCAGCGGCGCGAGCGCCGCTTCGGCGGCCTCGAGGGCTGAGGGGCGCCCCGGGTGGGCCTCTACCGCGACCACGGGATCGTGCTCCGCACGTACAAGCTGGGCGAGGCCGACCGCATCGTGAGCCTGGTCACCGAGCGCCACGGCAAGGTCCGCGCCGTCGCCAAGGGCGTCCGCAAGACCAGCAGCCGCTTCGGGGCCCGGCTGGAGCCCACGTCGCACGTCAGCCTCCTCCTGTACGAGGGCCGCGAGCTCGACATCGTGAGCCAGGCCGAGACCATCGACCAGTTCCGGGCCATCCGCGGCGACCTCCACCGGCTCACCCGGGCGATCGCCCTCCTCGAGGCCGTCGACCAGGTGTCCCAGGAGCGCCACGAGGACCCCCACCTGTACCAGATGCTGCTGGGCGCCCTCCGCCAGCTCGACGCGCGCGACGCCCCGCTGCTCCTGCCGGCCTTCTTCTGGAAGCTGCTGGCCCACGAGGGGTTCCGCCCCGAGCTCGACGTGTGCGTGTCGTGCGGCTCCGACGGCCCCCTGGTGGCGTTCGACCTCGACGAGGGCGGCGCGCTGTGCCGCAGCTGCCGGCGCGGGGTGCCGCTGTCGCCCGAGGCCCTCGATCTGCTCCGCCGGATCCTGGGCGGCGGCCTGGCCGGCGTGCTGGCCGGGCCGGCGTCGCCCGGGACGGGCGAGCTGGAGGCCCTGGCCACCCGCGCCCTCGAGCACCACCTCGAGCGCCGCCTGCGCTCGCTCACCCTGCTCGATCCCTGACCGTCCCGTCCCGGCCACCCGCCGTGGCGTCAGCGGGCGGTGACGTGCAGCGTGAAGAATCACGTCCGTGCGACGCATCGTGATCGTGGGAGGGGGCGTGCTCGGCACCATGCACGCCCTGATGGCCCGCCGGCGCGGCTGGCAGGTGGTCCACCTGGAGCGCGACCTGCAGCCCCGGCGGGCCACGGTCCGCAACTTCGGCCTGGTGTGGGTGAGCGGCCGGCGGGCCGGGCCCGAGCTCGAGCTCGCCCTGCGGGCCCGCGAGCTCTGGGGCGCCCTCGGGGCGAGCCTCCCCGACGTGGGGTTCCGCCCCGACGGCTCCCTCACGGTCGCCGGGCACCCGGCCGAGCTGGCGGTGATGGAGGAGCTGTGCGCCCGGCCCGACGCCGGAGCCCGCGGGGTCCGGCTGCTCGACGCCGACGAGGCCCGCCGCCACAACCCGGCGCTGCGGGGCGAGCTGCTCGGCGCCCTCCTCTGCGAACGGGACGCGGTGGTGGAGCCGGGCCGGGTGCTCGCAGCGGTGCGCGCCGAGCTCGAGTCGGAGGAGGGCTACGACTACCTCCCCGGTCGCACCGCGGAGGAGGCGGGACCGGGCTGGGTGCTCGACAGCGTCGGCACCCGCCACCAGGGCGACCTGGTGGTGCTGTGCCCGGGCGCCGAGCACCAGGGCGTGGCCGCCCCCTTCCTCGACGGCGAGCCGCTCCGACGGTGCCGCCTCCAGATGATGCAGACCGCGCCGCTGGGGGAGCGGCTCACCACCTCCCTGGCCGACGGCGACAGCCTCCGCTACTACCCGGCCTTCGACCTGCCCTCGCGCGCCGCGCTGCCCGCCGCCCCGTGGGTGGTCGAGCGCCACCGCATGCAGCTGCTGGTGTCGCAGCGGGCTGGCGGCGAGCTCACGATCGGCGACACCCACGCCTACGACGAGCCCTTCGACTTCGCCGTCGACGAGGTGCCGTACGAGCACCTGAAGGCCCGCCTGACGTCGATCCTCGGCCGGCCGATCCCACCCGTGGTCCGCCGGTGGGCCGGGGTGTACTCGGAACGACCCGACGGGGGGATCTGCGTGCGGGCGCAGCCGGAACCCGGGATCATGGTGGTCACCGGCGTGGGCGGGCGGGGGATGACCCTCTCGCCGGCCATCGCCGAGCAGACCGTCGAGGCCGTCGAGTGAGCATCCGCCTGGTGTGCCTCGACATGGCGGGCACCACGGTGCGCGACGACGGCACGGTGGAGCGGGCCTTCCTGACGGCCATGGAGGCGCTGGCCCCGCCGGGCGACGACGCCTGGCTGGCGGGGGCGCTCGAGCACGTTCGGGCGACGATGGGCCAGTCGAAGATCACCGTGTTCCGGTCTCTGTTCGACGACGAGGGACGGGCCCAGGAGGCCAACCGCCGCTTCGAGGCCGCCTACGACGACGCCGTCTCGCGGGGCGAGGTGGCACCCATCCCCGGGGCCGAGGGGGCCATGGCCGACCTCCGGGCGGCCGGCCGCCTGGTGTGTCTCACCACCGGGTTCTCACCCGCCACCCGCGACGGCATCGTCGCCGCCCTCGGGTGGGGGAGCCGGGTCGACCTGGTCCTGTCCCCGGCCGACGCCGGCCGCGGCCGGCCGTACCCCGACATGCTGCTCACCGCCCTCATCCGCCTCGGCGTCGACGACGTGCGGGAGGTGGCCGTGGCCGGCGACACCGCCAGCGACCTGCTCGCCGGCTGGCGGGCAGGGGCCTCGGTGGTGGCGGGGGTGCTCACCGGCGCCCACACCCGCGAGCAGCTCGAGGCCGCGCCCCACACGCACGTGCTGGCCAGCGTGGCCGACCTCCCGGCGGTGGTCGCCGACGCCTGAGCCCGGCGGGGGTCACAGGCGCGTCCCGGACGCGAGGTGACGGACGGCCCTGGCGCCCACCCGGGTGCCAGGGGTCACATTCGGGGGAAGCCTCAGCGCAGGAGGACGTACCCCATGCCCGACCCCATCGCAGCCGTTCCCGACGGGCTCGACGTCGAGCGTGCGCTCGAGCTCGACGAGGTCGTCGGACGGGCCCAGCAGGCCGCCCGCGCCTTCCGGGAGCTCGACCAGGAGCAGGTCGACGCCATCGTGTGGGCGATGGTCGTGGCCGGCCTGGAGAGCGCCGGCGACCTGGCCCTCGCCGCCGTCGAGGAGACCGGCTTCGGCGTGCTCGAGGACAAGGTGGTCAAGAACTTCGTGGCCACCGAGTTCCTGTACGACTACCTGAAGGACAAGAAGACCGTCGGCGTGATCGACGAGGACCCCGAGCGGGCCATCGAGTACGTGGCCGAGCCCATCGGCGTGGTGCTGGCCATCACCCCGGTGACGAACCCCACGTCGACCGTGCTGTTCAAGGCGATCGTGGCCGCCAAGACGCGCAACGCCATCGTGTTCCGTCCCTCCCCGCGCGCCTGGCGGTGCGCGGAGCGCACCATGGAGGTGATGCGCGAAGCCGCCGAGGCCGCCGGCATGCCCCCCGGGGCCCTGCAGCTGATCCCCGACCAGCCCCACGTGGTGACCCACTACCTGTTCAAGCACCCGGGGATCGACTTCATCTGGACCACCGGCGGGCCGAAGGTCGTCGCCGCCGCCAACTCGGCCGGCAAGCCCGCGGTGTCGGTGGGCCCCGGGAACGCCCCCGTCTACGTGCACCGGACCGCCGACGTGAAGATGGCGGTCGTCGACATCCTCATCTCCAAGACCTTCGACGCCTCGGTGATCTGCCCGGCCGAGCAGACCTGCGTGGTCGACGAGGCCGTCTACGACGAGCTGGTCGCCGAGTTCTCGCGCATGGGCGCCCGGGTGCTCAGCCCCGAGGAGGTCGACCGGCTCTCCGGCTTCGCCTTCGGTCGCGACGGGGTGGTGAACATGGAGGCGCTGGGCCAGACCGCCCCCGTGCTGGCCGAGCGGGCGGGCATCCCCGCCGACCCGGCCACGAAGATCCTCATCGCGCCGCTCCCGACCGACCTCGACGAGCTGGCCCGGCACCCCTTGGTGCACGAGAAGCTCATGCCGGTGCTGGGTCTGGTGTGGTCGCCCAGCGTGGAGCACGGCGTCGAGGCCTGTGTGCTGGTCACCGAGTCCGGCGGCCTCGGCCACACCTCGGCGGTGTACGCCAGGGACGACGACGTGATCGACGCCTACGCCAAGGCGGTGCGCACCGGTCGCATCCTGGTGAACGCGCCGACGGCCGTCGGCGCCCTCGGCGGCGTCTACAACTCGCTCACGCCCACGTTCTCGCTGGGCTGTGGCACCTGGGGGGGATCGAGCACGACCGACAACGTGAACTACCGCAACCTGCTCAACATCAAGACGGTGTCGCGGCGCAAGACGCCCCCGCAGTGGTTCCGCGTGCCGTCGGAGACGTACTTCAACCTCGGCGCCATCGAGGCCCTCGACCAGATCAAGGTGGACAAGGCCGTCATCGTCACCGACCAGCTCCTCGCCGACCGGGGCATGGCCGACGAGGTCCGCGAGCACCTGCGGGGCGCCCACGTCGAGGTGTTCTCGGCGATCACCCCGGAGCCCGACGAGGCCCTCGTCCGCCAGGGCGTCGACCTGCTCCAGCGGGTCGAGCCCGAGCTGGTCGTGGCGATCGGCGGCGGGTCGGTGATCGACGCCGCCAAGGCCATGCGGCTGTTCTACGAGAACCCGGCGCTCACCCTCCGGGGCCTCACCCTCCCCTTCCTCGACGCCCGCAAGCGGGTCGCCGACTACCCGCAGATCACGCACTCGGTGAAGCTCGTGGCCGTGCCCACCACCGCGGGCACCGGGTCGGAGGTCAGCCCTGCGGCGGTGCTGCGGGTCGTCGACCACAAGGTCACGCTCGTCGACTACGGCCTCGTCCCCGACGTGGCCATCGTCGACCCGCACTTCACCATGAGCATGCCGCCGTCGGTCACCGCCGACACCGGGATCGACGCCCTCACCCACGCCCTCGAGGCCGGGGTGTCGATCTTCGCCTCGCCCTACACCGACGCCCTCTGCGCGCAGGCGTGCCGGCTGATCTTCACCTACCTGCCGCGCGCCGTGGCCGACGGGAGCGACATGGAGGCCCGCACGGCGATGGCCAACGCCGCCACGATGGCGGGGATCGCGTTCTCGAACGCGTTCGTGGGCGTGAACCACGCCCTCGCCCACGCCGTCGGCCCGCGCTTCGGCGTCCCGCACGGACGGATCAACGGGATCTTCCTGCCCCACGTGATGCGCTACAACGCCTCGCTCCCCACCAAGTTCATGCCTGCACCGGGCTACGGGGCCTACGTGGCGCCCGACAAGTACACGGAGCTGGGATGGATCATCTTCGGTGGGCACAGCCCGGAGGAGCGGCGCCAGCGGCTGTTCGACCACGTCGACGAGCTCCTCGACGAGGTGGGCATCCCACGGAGCCTCAAGGAGGTGGGCGTGCCCGAGGACGAGTTCCGGGCCGCGCTCCCCGACCTGGCCCGGGCCACCTTCGAGGATCCCAGCATGCGCACCAACCCGCGGATGCCGATGGTGATGGAGCTGCTCCAGCTGCTGGAGGCCGCGTACTCCGGCGACCGGCTCTGACGCGCGGCTGACGCGGGTCTGAACCGGGGGAGGAGCCGGGAGGCCCGTCCACTAGGATCTTCCTTCATGTCGGTCCAGCAGCCTGCGGAGGGCCCGAGCCTGTTCGACCAGGTCGTCAACCTCTGCAAGCGCCGTGGCTTCGTGTTCCCCTCGGCCGAGATCTACGGCGGCTTCCGCTCCGCGTACGACTACGGGCCCGTCGGGGTGCTGCTGCTCCGCAACGTGAAGGACGCCTGGGTCCGGGCCATGGTCCAGCTGCGCGACGACGTGGTGATGATCGACGCGTCGATCCTGTCGCCGCCCGCCATCTGGGAGGCCAGCGGGCACCT
Coding sequences within it:
- a CDS encoding SDR family oxidoreductase, with translation MGRIEGKACIVTGAASGIGRATAVRFAEEGGRVLCVDVAADLGSVVAEIRDAGGTADQHVADVSDARQVQAFVDGCAERWGAVDVLVNNAGVNLPGVLHEVPDEVIDRTLAVNVKGPIYGCRAAIPHMLRQGGGSIVNVSSVNGIVSEPFLAVYSASKGAVVMLTKGVALDYAQQGIRCNAICPGWVDTPINHAHAALLGGLQHVYDTIGSFQPIGRPGEPREIAHVALFLASDEASFLTGSIVVADGGMTSQ
- the uppS gene encoding di-trans,poly-cis-decaprenylcistransferase, producing MVPHDIDPTRIPRHVACVMDGNGRWAQKRGLKRTEGHAAGEEALFDTVEGALDLGLSWLTVYAFSTENWRRPADEVRFLMHFNEHILTDRRDELHERGVRITFAGRRDWRVPRRLLRRMDEALELTRANRVMTLTIAFNYGGRAEIVDAVRALVAAGAGPGDITEKAIRRHLYLPDMPDPDVVIRTSGEYRISNFLLWELAYSELVFTEVLWPDFRREHLFEAVREYQRRERRFGGLEG
- a CDS encoding ATP-dependent DNA helicase; protein product: MADAVASAIDGERHLVVQAGTGTGKSLAYLVPAVLSGRRVVVATATKALQDQLAGKDLPFLAEHLGKPVEFAVLKGRANYACLQRVREVAAGDDQQALELGVGAVREELRELVAWAGRTDTGDRAELPREPSARAWAAVSVSARECPGAARCPMGEACFAEAARRRAAAADVVVVNTHLYGLHLASGGAVLADHDVVVIDEAHQLEEVISATAGLELGAGRFSALARTVRSILADDALVAEIDGAGSRLADSLGPHAGRRLPGAFPPDVGDALGLARSRLERAVAALGALADALDGRTDDAAARRTRAVKATASLIDDVDAALAVPATHVAWVEGPAHTPRLMVAPVDVADVLAGLWAERTAVLTSATLSPALPERLGLPPGGFDVLDTGSPFDYQANAILYCAAHLPDPRSPAYEAAAHEELAALIGAAGGRTLALFTSWRAMEAAAESVGPRLPYRVITQSELPKPALLDAFSADETSCLFATMGFWQGVDVPGPALSLVAIDRIPFPRPDEPLLQARRERAGAGAFRLVDLPRAATLLAQGAGRLIRSADDRGVVAVLDPRLAHATYRWELVRALPPMRRTRHRAEVEAFLRSLRDA
- the adhE gene encoding bifunctional acetaldehyde-CoA/alcohol dehydrogenase: MPDPIAAVPDGLDVERALELDEVVGRAQQAARAFRELDQEQVDAIVWAMVVAGLESAGDLALAAVEETGFGVLEDKVVKNFVATEFLYDYLKDKKTVGVIDEDPERAIEYVAEPIGVVLAITPVTNPTSTVLFKAIVAAKTRNAIVFRPSPRAWRCAERTMEVMREAAEAAGMPPGALQLIPDQPHVVTHYLFKHPGIDFIWTTGGPKVVAAANSAGKPAVSVGPGNAPVYVHRTADVKMAVVDILISKTFDASVICPAEQTCVVDEAVYDELVAEFSRMGARVLSPEEVDRLSGFAFGRDGVVNMEALGQTAPVLAERAGIPADPATKILIAPLPTDLDELARHPLVHEKLMPVLGLVWSPSVEHGVEACVLVTESGGLGHTSAVYARDDDVIDAYAKAVRTGRILVNAPTAVGALGGVYNSLTPTFSLGCGTWGGSSTTDNVNYRNLLNIKTVSRRKTPPQWFRVPSETYFNLGAIEALDQIKVDKAVIVTDQLLADRGMADEVREHLRGAHVEVFSAITPEPDEALVRQGVDLLQRVEPELVVAIGGGSVIDAAKAMRLFYENPALTLRGLTLPFLDARKRVADYPQITHSVKLVAVPTTAGTGSEVSPAAVLRVVDHKVTLVDYGLVPDVAIVDPHFTMSMPPSVTADTGIDALTHALEAGVSIFASPYTDALCAQACRLIFTYLPRAVADGSDMEARTAMANAATMAGIAFSNAFVGVNHALAHAVGPRFGVPHGRINGIFLPHVMRYNASLPTKFMPAPGYGAYVAPDKYTELGWIIFGGHSPEERRQRLFDHVDELLDEVGIPRSLKEVGVPEDEFRAALPDLARATFEDPSMRTNPRMPMVMELLQLLEAAYSGDRL
- the recO gene encoding DNA repair protein RecO — encoded protein: MGLYRDHGIVLRTYKLGEADRIVSLVTERHGKVRAVAKGVRKTSSRFGARLEPTSHVSLLLYEGRELDIVSQAETIDQFRAIRGDLHRLTRAIALLEAVDQVSQERHEDPHLYQMLLGALRQLDARDAPLLLPAFFWKLLAHEGFRPELDVCVSCGSDGPLVAFDLDEGGALCRSCRRGVPLSPEALDLLRRILGGGLAGVLAGPASPGTGELEALATRALEHHLERRLRSLTLLDP
- a CDS encoding FAD-dependent oxidoreductase, with the translated sequence MHALMARRRGWQVVHLERDLQPRRATVRNFGLVWVSGRRAGPELELALRARELWGALGASLPDVGFRPDGSLTVAGHPAELAVMEELCARPDAGARGVRLLDADEARRHNPALRGELLGALLCERDAVVEPGRVLAAVRAELESEEGYDYLPGRTAEEAGPGWVLDSVGTRHQGDLVVLCPGAEHQGVAAPFLDGEPLRRCRLQMMQTAPLGERLTTSLADGDSLRYYPAFDLPSRAALPAAPWVVERHRMQLLVSQRAGGELTIGDTHAYDEPFDFAVDEVPYEHLKARLTSILGRPIPPVVRRWAGVYSERPDGGICVRAQPEPGIMVVTGVGGRGMTLSPAIAEQTVEAVE
- a CDS encoding phosphonatase-like hydrolase, giving the protein MRLVCLDMAGTTVRDDGTVERAFLTAMEALAPPGDDAWLAGALEHVRATMGQSKITVFRSLFDDEGRAQEANRRFEAAYDDAVSRGEVAPIPGAEGAMADLRAAGRLVCLTTGFSPATRDGIVAALGWGSRVDLVLSPADAGRGRPYPDMLLTALIRLGVDDVREVAVAGDTASDLLAGWRAGASVVAGVLTGAHTREQLEAAPHTHVLASVADLPAVVADA